The Glandiceps talaboti chromosome 1, keGlaTala1.1, whole genome shotgun sequence genome has a segment encoding these proteins:
- the LOC144435495 gene encoding phytanoyl-CoA dioxygenase, peroxisomal-like: MAAGISLRHLSNIFVKGSGKVPVLNGHGFMKVRRFPSPTEVQTPRTVTTSSTSSSRSAPIQYVLDNDVLTDEQADFYSENGFLIIPKLVPQEKLDKYRQCFERICMEKNPSPELEILRDVSLAKSNFVGVKPVTRLAYFHDIPELMEYCKLPEVLKYVECFTGPDIMSFHTMIINKPQDPGTKSSRHPMHQDLYYFPFRPAERLVASWTAMEKIDTQNGCLAVLPGTHKERLREHVFPNWEGGVNSMYLGILGYSPHHHRVHLIMEAGDTVFLHPRVIHGSGMNKSTRTRKCISSHFASSDCYVLDEWEPIQENYVQASAKVLARKFKKRGLEWPTDYDPVKSRNNLEEFSKRELDGPERHVVLRLCSVTFGSADQVL, encoded by the exons ATGGCTGCAGGGATATCGCTGCGACATTTAAGTAACATTTTTGTGAAAGGTTCTGGAAAGGTTCCCGTTCTGAATGGTCATGGTTTCATGAAGGTCCGAAGATTTCCGAGCCCAACGGAAGTCCAAACT CCCCGTACTGTTACCACCTCTTCTACGTCGTCGTCACGGTCTGCACCCATCCAGTATGTTTTAGATAACGATGTTTTAACAGATGAACAGGCAGACTTCTACAGTGAAAATGGTTTCTTGATTATACCAAAACTGGTTCCTCAAGAAAAATTGGACAAATATCG GCAATGTTTTGAACGGATTTGCATGGAAAAAAATCCCTCGCCCGAACTGGAAATTCTACGAGATGTTTCTCTGGCGAAGAGTAACTTTGTTGGAGTGAAACCTGTGACGCGGTTGGCATATTTCCATGACATTCCGGAATTAATGGAATACTGTAAGCTTCCCGAG GTTTTGAAATATGTGGAGTGTTTTACTGGACCAGACATCATGAGTTTCCACACCATGATAATCAATAAACCACAAGATCCAG GTACAAAGTCATCACGGCATCCAATGCATCAGGACTTGTATTATTTTCCTTTCCGTCCCGCTGAGAGATTGGTGGCTTCCTGGACAGCCATGGAGAAAATAGATACCCAGAATGGTTGTCTGGCAGTTTTGCCCGGTACACATAAAGAGCGACTTAGGGAGCACGTCTTCCCTAACTGGGAG GGAGGAGTCAATAGCATGTACCTAGGTATTTTGGGTTACTCTCCTCACCACCATAGGGTTCACCTGATAATGGAAGCTGGAGATACAGTTTTCTTACATCCAAGAGTTATCCATGGATCTGGAATGAACAAAAGTACCAGAACCCGAAAG TGCATTTCGAGTCACTTTGCCAGCTCCGATTGTTATGTCTTGGATGAATGGGAACCGATACAGGAGAATTATGTCCAAGCATCCGCTAAAGTATTGGCTAGAAAGTTTAAGAAGAGAGGACTAGAATGGCCTACAGATTATGACCCTGTCAAG TCACGGAATAATTTAGAAGAATTCAGTAAAAGAGAGCTTGACGGTCCAGAACGTCATGTCGTTCTTCGGTTGTGTTCGGTAACATTCGGAAGCGCAGACCAAGTTCTTtga